GGCACAAAGGCGACATCGTCCTGGTCGCGCCCGAACGAGGCCGCGCCCTTGCTCTCCATCACGCCGACAACCTCGAAGGGAATGTTGCCTACCAGCACATATTCGCCGATGGGGCTGTCGCCATCCGGGAAGAGCGCGTTGACGACGGTCGCGCCGAGAACGATCACCGGCGCATAGCCGTTGAGGTCGGTCTCGCTGAAAAACCCGCCTTCGCCCACCGCCCAATCGCGCACCACCGTCATCTCCGGCCAGGTGCCGTTGATCTCGGTGCGATAGTCGATATTGCCGAAGCGCACGGTCGACGAGCTGCTGCGTTCGGGAATGGCCGCCGTCACGTTCGGCACCGTCTCGGCAATCGCTTCCGCATCCGCCGGAATGAGCGTGGCAATGTCGCCGCTGGAGCGGATGCCCGGTGCCCCCGGCCGCACCAGCAGCAGGTTGGTGCCCATGCTCTGCATGGCGCTCATGATGTTCGCCTTGCTGCCATCGCCGATGGCAAGCATGACGACGACCGCCGCCACGCCGATGACGACGCCAAGCAGCGTCAGCGCCGTGCGGAAGATGTTCACGCGCAGAGAGCGGAACGCCATCTTCACGGCCTCGGCGATTTCCGCCTGTATCACCTGCGCCCCGCTGCCGAGCGGTGCGTCTTCGTTCGCGCTGGCGCCCGCCCGCGGCTTCGGCCCGCTATCGGAAACAATGTGCCCGTCGCTGATCTGGATGACGCGGTCCGCATGTTCGGCCACCGCCGGGTCATGCGTGATGAGAATGATCGTCCTTCCTTCCGCGTTCAGTTCTTTCAGCACGCTCAGCACATCGGCTCCGCTCTGCGTGTCGAGCGCGCCGGTCGGCTCGTCCGCGAGAATGACGTCGGCGCCGTTCATCAGCGCCCGCGCAATGGAGACGCGCTGCTGCTGTCCGCCCGAAAGTTCCGAAGGCCGGTGTGCCGCGCGGTCGCCCATGCCGAGCCTTGTCAGCAGCGCCTTGGCACGCTCGAAGCGTTCGCTCCGCGTCGCCCCGGCATAGATCGCCGGCAGCTCGACATTCTCCGCCGCCGTCATCGTGGTGAGCAGGTTGTAGCGCTGGAACACGAAGCCGAATGTGTCGCGGCGAAGCGATGCAAGGTCGTCCGGCGTCAGCCCGGCGACATCCGTTCCCGCCACGCGGTAGCTGCCGCCGCTCGGCCGGTCGAGGCAGCCGAGAATATTCATCAGCGTCGATTTGCCGGAGCCGGATTGCCCCATGATGGCCACGAACTCTCCACGCCGGAGCGTCAGCGACACGCCGTCCAGCGCCCGCACTTCCGTCTCGCCGGTCTGGTAGACCTTGGTGACGTTCCGCAGTTCGATCAGCGGCGTCGCGCTTGCCTGATGGGGGGAGTGCATGGCGGCCTCCTCAGAAGAAGCCGACGCGGCGCCGGCCGCCGCTGCCGCCGCTCGCTGCCGCGCCCGCCGCCACGGTTCCCGTCACCACGGTGTCGCCTTCTTCAAGGCCGCTCTTTATTTCGGTGTTGATCCGGTTCGCGAGCCCCGTCTCGACTTCGCGCGGACGCGGGCCACTATCCGTCTTCACGGTCACGATCTTCTTCCCGCCCCGGCTTTCCGTCACCGCCGCCACCGGCACCGTCAGCACGTCGCGCGCCTCGTCGAGCACGAAGAAAACCTGCGCCGTCATGTCCTTCATCAACACGCCGCCCTCGTTCTCTATGTCGACAAGCACGGTATAAAGCACCACCTCGTTGACGATCTCCGGCGTCGGCAATATCTGGCGGACGGTCGATGCCCAGCGCCGGTCCGGCGTGCCAAGCGTCGTGAAATAAACCGGCATCCCCGCCTTGAGCTTGCCGACATCGGCCTCCGCCACCTGCGCTTCCACGGTCATGGTGTCGAGATTGGCAATCTGCATGACGACGGGCGCCGTCTGGTTCGCATTCAGCGTCTGGCCCTGCAGCGCCGTCTGCGAGGTCACGGTGCCGTCGATGGGTGCAAATATTTTCGTATAGCCTAGGCTCGTCTCGCCCGCGTCCACGCTCGATTTCTGCTGCTCGATCTGCGCCTTCAGCGAGCCGATCCTGGCCGCTATCGTCTGCACCAGTGTTTCGCTCGTGTCGAGGTCGTCGCGGCTCACCGCGTCGATCTTGGCAAGGTCGCTGTTGCGTCCGAACTGCCGCCGCGCCAGCACGAGTTCCGCTTCCGCGCCGGCAAGCTGCGATTGCAGGTCGCTCAGCCGCGCCCGCGCACCGGCCACTTCAGCGGCATAGACCCGCGCGTCGATCTCGGCGAGCAGGTCGCCCTTCTTCACCTGGTCGCCGACTTCCACATGCACGATATCGAGCTGACCGGAAACCTGCGCGCCGACATCGACATATTCCTTCGGCTGCAACGAGCCGAGCGCCGTCACCGTCAGTTCGATATCGCCCCGCGTTACCGTCTGCGTGCGATAGGTGATGTTCTCGCCGCCGAAAAGGAGCCCATAGCCGAACCACACGATGATGAAGACGGCAATGCCGAGGCTGCCCCACCGCAAGGGGGCGGATAGTCCGCGCCAGCTGTCCAGTGCGCGGCGGGGCAGGGGCTTTGCCCCCGCCGTGCCGCCTGTCATCGTCTCGTTCTCGTAGCCCATCGGGTTCCGCCTGTTCATGTGCCTTCGCGGTTAATAACGAAGAACAGACGTCATTCCGTCGCGCTATATCGCGGGGAACCCGGCCTAATCGACCTTTATCATCCGTTTTCCGACATTATCCCCGGCCAGAAGCCCGACCAGCGCCTTCGGCGTGTTTTCGAGGCCGGTCATGATGTCTTCCTTGACCTTGATCTTGCCCGAATTCACCCAGCCCTGAAGCTCGTTCAGCGCCGCGTCATGCCGGTCCGCATAGTCCATCACGATGAAACCCTGCATGGTGAGCCGCTTCACCACCACGAGGCCGGGAATGCCGCGCGGACCATGCGCGGGGGCTGCACCGTCATATTGCGACACCGCTCCGCAACAGGCGATCCGGCCGAAATTGTTCATGCCGAACAGCACCGCCTCCAGAATATCGCCGCCCACATTGTCGAAATAGACGTCGATGCCCTTCGGCGCCGCCTTGCGGAGCGCCTTGCCCACAGGCTCCGCCTTGTAGTCGATGGCCGCATCGAAGCCGAGTTCATCGGTCAGCATCTTGCACTTCGCGGCCCCGCCCGCGATGCCGATGACGGTGCATCCCTTGATCTTCGCGATCTGCCCGACAATCGTGCCGACAGATCCCGCCGCCGCCGATACGACCACCGTGTCCCCCGCCTTCGGCTTGCCCACTTCCAGCAGCCCGAAATAGGCGGTCAGTCCGGCAATGCCATAGACGCTGAGAAGATGCGATAGCGGCTCCATCTTCGGCAGCTTCTGCGCGCCCTTCGCCGGCACGGCGGCATAGTCCTGCCAGCCCGTATCGGCGAACACGAGGTCGCCCTTGGCAAAGCCCGGCGCCTTCGCTTCCATCACTTCCGAGACAGAGCCGCCCGCCATCACCGTGCCGGCGTCCACGGCCGCCCGGTAGGTCGCGCCCTGCATCCAGGCGCGGTTCGCCGCGTCGAGCGAGATGAGCCGGGTCCTGACCAGCAATTCGCCGTCCTTCGGCGTCGGCACCGTTCCCTCGGAAAGCTTGAAGTGGCTCTCGGCCAGTTTGCCGCTCGGGTTCTCGGTGAGCAGGATCTGTCGGTTGACGGTCATGGCGGTTTCTCCTCCCGGATTGATATTTGAAGGGGAGCCTAGCTCCCCATGCGCCCCGGCGCACCCCGCAATGGAGGTTCATCCCTGAACTATTGTGACTGCGGCCCTCAACAGCTAAAACCGCGAGACTGGCGCTCTATATATACGACTCCCTTCTTTCCCTTGCCCAAGGTGCCTCCGCGTTCCCCATGACAGACAAGCTCCGCATCGCCCTTGCCCAGTTGAACCCCGTCGTCGGTGACATAGCGGGCAATCTTCAGAAGGCTGTCGAGGCCCGCCGCGCCGCCTCCGTCGCGGGCGCGGAGCTCATTGTCTTTACCGAGCTTTTCCTCACCGGCTACCCGCCGGAAGACCTCGTCTTGAAGCCCGCCTTCCAGCGCGTCGCGAAGGCAGCCGTGGAAGATCTCGCCCGCCAGACGGCGGATGGCGGCCCCGCCGTCCTGATCGGCGCACCCTGGGCCGAGGAGGGCAAGCTCTACAATGCCGTCCTCCATCTGGATCGCGGCGAGATCAAGGGCCGCCGCTACAAGGTTCACCTGCCGAATTATTCCGTCTTCGACGAGCCCCGTGTCTTCGCCTCCGGCCCGATGCCCGGCCCCTTCAGCATTCGCGGCGTCCGCATCGGCGCGCCCATCTGCGAGGACATTTGGTACCCGGATGTCGTCGAATGCCTGGAGGAATCCGGCGCCGAACTCCTCCTCGTCCCCAACGGCTCGCCTTACGAATTCAACAAGCCCGATGCCCGCCTGCAGCTCGCTCTCTCGCGCATCCGCGAAAGCGGCCTGCCGCTCGCCTATGTGAACCAGCTCGGCGGCCAGGACGAACTCGTCTTCGACGGCGGCTCCTTCGTGCTCAATGCGGATTTCTCCCTCGCGCTCCAGATGCCCGCCTGGGAAGAAAAAATCACCTGCACCGATTGGACGCGCGGTGAAAAGGGCTGGGTCTGCGCGCCCGGCGAAAAGGCGCTGGTGGAGGAGGGCGATGAATCGCTCTATCTCGCCGTCGTTCAGGGCCTGCGCGACTATGTGAAGAAAAACCGCTTCCCCGGCGTCGTCCTCGGCCTCTCGGGCGGCATCGACTCGGCGCTCGTCGCCGCCATAGCGGTCGATGCGCTCGGCGCGGACAAGGTCCACTGCGTCATGCTGCCCTATCGCTACACCTCGTCCGAAAGCCTCACCGATGCCGAAGCCTGCGCGAAGCTCCTCGGCGTCCGCTACGATGTCGTGCCGATAGAGGAGCCCGTCGCCGGCTTCACCTCCGCGCTCGAAAAAATGTTCGAGGGCACGCAGTCCGGCGTGACCGAGGAAAACCTCCAGTCGCGCACGCGCGGCGTCGTCCTCATGGCAATATCGAACAAGTTCGGCTCCATGCTGCTGACCACCGGCAACAAGTCCGAAGTCTCCGCCGGCTATGCCACCATCTATGGCGACATGAATGGCGGCTTCAATCCGATCAAGGATCTCTACAAGTCCCGCGTCTTCAAATTGTCCAACTGGCGCAACACCCATATGCCCAAGGGCTGCCTCGGCCCGGAGGGCAGGGTGATCCCCGAACGCATCATCACGCGTCCTCCATCCGCCGAATTGCGCCCCGACCAGAAGGACGAGGATTCATTGCCCCCCTACGAAGTCATGGACGATATCCTCCATTGCCTCATCGAGGAGGAAATGAGCGTCACCGACATCGTCGCGCGCGGCCATGATCGCGACCTCGTGAAGCGCATCGAACACCTCCTCTACATCTCCGAATACAAACGCCGCCAGGCCGCCCCCGGCGTCAAGGTAACGAAGCGAAATTTCGGCCGCGACCGCCGCTACCCCATCGTCAACGGCTTCCGGGACCAGGACCTGTGAGCGGCGCCCCGGTCGTCCGCTTCGCGCCGTCGCCCACCGGCAGCCTCCATGTCGGCAATGCCCGTGCCGCGCTGTTCAACTTCCTCTTTGCACGGAAGAATTCGGGCAAGTTCATGCTCCGCATGGACGACACCGACGACGAACGCTCGACAGTGGAATTCGCCGCGGGCATCGAGGAAGATCTCACCTGGCTTGGCTTGCGCCACGACCTCTTCGCCCGCCAGTCGGACCGCCTCGCCGCTTACGAAGCCGCCGCCGCAAAGCTGAAAGCCGATGGCCGCCTCTACCCCGCCTACGAAACCGCCGCTGAGCTCGACCGCAAGCGCAAGCGCCAGATGGCGCGCGGCCTGCCGCCGGTCTATGACCGCGCCGCCCTCGCCCTCACCGATGAAGACCGCGCGAAGCTCGAAGCCGAAGGCCGCAAGCCCCATTGGCGCTTCCGGCTCGACCGCGTCCACACCGCTTTCGACGATCTCGTGCAAGGCGCCGTCGAGGTCGACGGCGCCTCGCTGTCCGATCCCGTGCTCATCCGCGAGGATGGCCGCTTCCTCTACACCCTGCCCAGCGTCGTCGACGACATCGACTTCGCCGTCACCCATGTCATCCGTGGCTCCGACCACATCACCAACACCGGCGTGCAGATCCAGATCATCCGCGCCCTCGGCGCCGAGCCGCCGGTCTATGCGCATTACTCGCTGCTGAATGGCCCGGAGGGGAAACCGCTCTCCAAGCGCGACGATGCCGCCCGCTTCTCTCTCCGGGCGCTCCGCGACGCCGGCTTCGAGCCGATGGCGCTGAACTCTCTCCTCGCCCGCCTCGGCACGCCGGATGCGGTCGAGCCCTGCC
Above is a window of Parvibaculum lavamentivorans DS-1 DNA encoding:
- a CDS encoding MacB family efflux pump subunit; translation: MHSPHQASATPLIELRNVTKVYQTGETEVRALDGVSLTLRRGEFVAIMGQSGSGKSTLMNILGCLDRPSGGSYRVAGTDVAGLTPDDLASLRRDTFGFVFQRYNLLTTMTAAENVELPAIYAGATRSERFERAKALLTRLGMGDRAAHRPSELSGGQQQRVSIARALMNGADVILADEPTGALDTQSGADVLSVLKELNAEGRTIILITHDPAVAEHADRVIQISDGHIVSDSGPKPRAGASANEDAPLGSGAQVIQAEIAEAVKMAFRSLRVNIFRTALTLLGVVIGVAAVVVMLAIGDGSKANIMSAMQSMGTNLLLVRPGAPGIRSSGDIATLIPADAEAIAETVPNVTAAIPERSSSSTVRFGNIDYRTEINGTWPEMTVVRDWAVGEGGFFSETDLNGYAPVIVLGATVVNALFPDGDSPIGEYVLVGNIPFEVVGVMESKGAASFGRDQDDVAFVPITTGFMRLFGQQYANSISVKVADAARIDETEEAIRTLLLARHRTEDFQIRNTASMLETMEDMSNTMTILLGSVAAISLLVGGIGVMNIMLVSVTERTREIGIRMATGARMNNILIQFNTEALVVCGVGGLIGVLLGIGTALMLSGAGMNIAINAMPSILAFTCAFFTGLVFGYLPARKAARLDPVVALASE
- a CDS encoding efflux RND transporter periplasmic adaptor subunit; translation: MNRRNPMGYENETMTGGTAGAKPLPRRALDSWRGLSAPLRWGSLGIAVFIIVWFGYGLLFGGENITYRTQTVTRGDIELTVTALGSLQPKEYVDVGAQVSGQLDIVHVEVGDQVKKGDLLAEIDARVYAAEVAGARARLSDLQSQLAGAEAELVLARRQFGRNSDLAKIDAVSRDDLDTSETLVQTIAARIGSLKAQIEQQKSSVDAGETSLGYTKIFAPIDGTVTSQTALQGQTLNANQTAPVVMQIANLDTMTVEAQVAEADVGKLKAGMPVYFTTLGTPDRRWASTVRQILPTPEIVNEVVLYTVLVDIENEGGVLMKDMTAQVFFVLDEARDVLTVPVAAVTESRGGKKIVTVKTDSGPRPREVETGLANRINTEIKSGLEEGDTVVTGTVAAGAAASGGSGGRRRVGFF
- a CDS encoding NADP-dependent oxidoreductase encodes the protein MTVNRQILLTENPSGKLAESHFKLSEGTVPTPKDGELLVRTRLISLDAANRAWMQGATYRAAVDAGTVMAGGSVSEVMEAKAPGFAKGDLVFADTGWQDYAAVPAKGAQKLPKMEPLSHLLSVYGIAGLTAYFGLLEVGKPKAGDTVVVSAAAGSVGTIVGQIAKIKGCTVIGIAGGAAKCKMLTDELGFDAAIDYKAEPVGKALRKAAPKGIDVYFDNVGGDILEAVLFGMNNFGRIACCGAVSQYDGAAPAHGPRGIPGLVVVKRLTMQGFIVMDYADRHDAALNELQGWVNSGKIKVKEDIMTGLENTPKALVGLLAGDNVGKRMIKVD
- a CDS encoding NAD+ synthase gives rise to the protein MTDKLRIALAQLNPVVGDIAGNLQKAVEARRAASVAGAELIVFTELFLTGYPPEDLVLKPAFQRVAKAAVEDLARQTADGGPAVLIGAPWAEEGKLYNAVLHLDRGEIKGRRYKVHLPNYSVFDEPRVFASGPMPGPFSIRGVRIGAPICEDIWYPDVVECLEESGAELLLVPNGSPYEFNKPDARLQLALSRIRESGLPLAYVNQLGGQDELVFDGGSFVLNADFSLALQMPAWEEKITCTDWTRGEKGWVCAPGEKALVEEGDESLYLAVVQGLRDYVKKNRFPGVVLGLSGGIDSALVAAIAVDALGADKVHCVMLPYRYTSSESLTDAEACAKLLGVRYDVVPIEEPVAGFTSALEKMFEGTQSGVTEENLQSRTRGVVLMAISNKFGSMLLTTGNKSEVSAGYATIYGDMNGGFNPIKDLYKSRVFKLSNWRNTHMPKGCLGPEGRVIPERIITRPPSAELRPDQKDEDSLPPYEVMDDILHCLIEEEMSVTDIVARGHDRDLVKRIEHLLYISEYKRRQAAPGVKVTKRNFGRDRRYPIVNGFRDQDL
- the gltX gene encoding glutamate--tRNA ligase; this encodes MSGAPVVRFAPSPTGSLHVGNARAALFNFLFARKNSGKFMLRMDDTDDERSTVEFAAGIEEDLTWLGLRHDLFARQSDRLAAYEAAAAKLKADGRLYPAYETAAELDRKRKRQMARGLPPVYDRAALALTDEDRAKLEAEGRKPHWRFRLDRVHTAFDDLVQGAVEVDGASLSDPVLIREDGRFLYTLPSVVDDIDFAVTHVIRGSDHITNTGVQIQIIRALGAEPPVYAHYSLLNGPEGKPLSKRDDAARFSLRALRDAGFEPMALNSLLARLGTPDAVEPCLSLDELAARFDISRLGRADIRFDPADLAKVNTACLHLMSYEEAKPRLAALGCDLGEAFWEAIKPNLILFSDAADWARVVEGPVEPVIENPDFAAAAAAALPPEPWDESTWALWTDAVKQATGAKGKALFMPLRLALTGLTHGPELKNLLPLIGRERASARLGGLTR